The segment CATCAATCAAAATAGCGTTTTCTTTGGTAATAACAGCACGTTTAACAGTACCAAGCTCTGTCAATTGGCATTTTTCTAATACTAAGCCAACTTCTTCAGAAACTACGCTGCTACCTGTTAAAACAGCAATATCTTGTAGCATAGCTTTGCGACGATCACCAAAACCAGGTGCTTTTACTGCACATACTTTAACAACGCCACGAATGGTATTAACCACTAAAGTAGCTAATGCTTCGCCTTCAATGTCTTCAGCAATGATCAACAATGGGCGGCCTGCTTTAGCAACACCTTCCAAAATAGGTAACATTTCACGAATGTTAGAAATTTTCTTGTCTACTAATAGAACATAAGGATTTTCTAATTCGCAGCTCATGTTTTGTTGATTATTAACAAAGTATGGAGAAATGTAGCCACGATCAAATTGCATACCTTCTACAACATCCAATTGATCATCCATGCTGGTGCCATCCTCAACAGTAATGACGCCTTCTTTACCAACTTTACTCATTGCTTCAGCAATAATATTACCAATGATTTCATCAGAGTTTGCAGAAATCGTACCAACTTGAGCAATGGCTTTGCTGTCTTGGCAAGGAACAGAGATGCTCTTTAATGATTCAACAGCGGCTCTTACTGCTTTATCAATACCACGTTTTAAATCCATTGGATTAATCCCTGCTGCAACCGCTTTGTTGCCTTCAGCAAAGATTGCGTGTGCTAACACAGTTGCTGTGGTTGTACCATCACCTGCATCATCAGATGTTTTAGAAGCAACATCTTTCACAAGTTCTGCAGCAAGATTTTCAAGTGCGTTAGGTAATTCAACATTTTTAGCAACAGTTACACCGTCTTTGGTAATCAGGGGTGCACCAAAAGATTTTTGAATCATAACATTACGACCTTTAGGTCCTAAAGTTACGCGTACAGCGCGTGCTAATTTTGCAACGCCTTCTAAGGTAGATTTACGTGCTTCTGCATCAAATTGAAATTGT is part of the Candidatus Berkiella cookevillensis genome and harbors:
- the groL gene encoding chaperonin GroEL (60 kDa chaperone family; promotes refolding of misfolded polypeptides especially under stressful conditions; forms two stacked rings of heptamers to form a barrel-shaped 14mer; ends can be capped by GroES; misfolded proteins enter the barrel where they are refolded when GroES binds), translating into MPAKQFQFDAEARKSTLEGVAKLARAVRVTLGPKGRNVMIQKSFGAPLITKDGVTVAKNVELPNALENLAAELVKDVASKTSDDAGDGTTTATVLAHAIFAEGNKAVAAGINPMDLKRGIDKAVRAAVESLKSISVPCQDSKAIAQVGTISANSDEIIGNIIAEAMSKVGKEGVITVEDGTSMDDQLDVVEGMQFDRGYISPYFVNNQQNMSCELENPYVLLVDKKISNIREMLPILEGVAKAGRPLLIIAEDIEGEALATLVVNTIRGVVKVCAVKAPGFGDRRKAMLQDIAVLTGSSVVSEEVGLVLEKCQLTELGTVKRAVITKENAILIDGAGKANEIKARVDSIRRQIEDTTSDYDREKLQERVAKLSGGVAVIKVGAATEVEMKEKKARVEDALHATRAAVEEGVVPGGGVAFIRAIDAVKRTKTDNRDQELGVNIIVRALEAPLRQIVANAGAEPSVVLNRVAESTGNFGYNAATGEYGDMLEMGILDPTKVSRSALQNAASVAGLMLTTDCVIADLPKDDKDSDGAPGDMGMGGMGGMGGMGGMM